gctaggcagccagccctgtaatcagatgccacatgcagagaaagaacagcaagccCGATATAGCTGAACCAAGGACAGCCAACCGCATGACAGAGGAAGGTGGAAAAATAGATTAGACTTGCAGGGGATTACTCTGATGGGAAAACaatgtagtttgttgtttggaattaaaataaattgtttgtgacaccaGTCCCGTTACTTTTCAGACACACACCTTGTACATATTGACAAGAACTATTCAAGCCATGACATTAGGGTTATCAATGCCTTTGAAACCTACAGCATGCTATGTATGTGGTTCTTAATCCTGTGTCCACAGCATCTGTGCACTTGAATCAAACTTCCTAGATGTGCTTTCATCCTCAAATAAGTGTCACTTTTCAACTATGAAGGTTTAGTAAGGCTGTAGATCACCTAGTTGCTTATAGCAATCATCCTAGTTTCAAAATAAGCAGCTACACTAACTGGCTTCAAATCAACTCTtttgcttttgagaccagctgtgtgttttctttttgtgcagtGGTTTGAGGCTgcctttaattaatttattattacataaaacacaaatacatcatGGTGTCTCACAGGTTTCTAGCATAGACAATTTCCCCTGGTACAGAATGTGCTGCTGTAACCCTATTTTAATAGTCAGATTCAACAAATTTTCAATAAGGTGAGCAAGCAGATAAAATTAAGCATGTAACtactatttaattttaaacaaacaattaaCTACTGTCATTATAAAGGACAAAGATTTGGAATGAAAACGAAGGACTATATCttacaaagttattttcatGACGTTCGATTAGACTTTTTTCCATAATGATGCAGACCAGcatcacaaacagaaaattcatGCCTGAAAATATTTCCTGACCTGTTTGAATTTTGCCCTGATATTGTCAAGCTGTTCTTGTATTGTTGGTGTGTTTGGATCCAACAGCAGAAACTGTTCAATTAGGTGTAACAGGCTCTCCACGGTCTTGTGCACCcttacagcaagaaataaagatCAAGAAGcctactaaaatattttcacaatgaATCTCAACAGATTCTAACTTATTATAAGGTGATCTGCAGTTGGAAGAGGGAggggaatttgtgttttatgctgagccagcaactaaggctatatcacgacaaagcagccagccctgtaaatagatgccacaagcagagaacagcatgcctgagagaAGATTTAAACCCATGACAACTATTCCTCACTTCTAACTGTTGAACCACTGGACCGCAGAGGTAAAGGTAGAGGAAGAATCATGGGGCCAGAGCTACGACAGCACTCTTCACTTACTATAAAATATGTCTGTatacatagaaaaaaatgtgatacagCAGGTAAGAATTGGAATATTTACAGATAATCTACAGATGGTGAAAAGTCAATTTAAAGCCATGCTTCCTCAACTAAACGAAACACAAAAATCAGCACTCTCTAAATGTGAAAGTATGTTGTTTCACACAGGTATTGAACTGGCTAGTGTGCATGTCTAGTTTGGACACCACTACTCTAGTCACTAGCCTGTCTGCAACCCCACCCCAACATACAATagtacagtggttcttaacAGGGGTTCTAttgaaccctaggggttcggtgagtcggtctcaggggttcggcggagcctccgccacagaggtcaagacacacccgactgattatgtaaattcgtgatgacactaaaaaaGGGTTCAGTGAGTGTGCATATGAAACtggtgggttcggtacctcgaacaaagttaagaaccactgctataGTATCTACTAATGACTACCGTACTTTTCTTCTTGACCATCCTCAAGCACATCTTAGTGCTGTCAGAAGTCATAGTTACTCCTTCATCCATTGTGGAGACTCTTAAATATTTGGTACTTCCCTGTTAGTGTAACAAccttttaaaattatcattttatttaattttggcTTTTAACCTGAAagggtttttttcaaaatgtgcaaactatttgaaataacaacaaaaatggatGCTAACATGTTTTGCTTATTATTGATTCAATTCAAAAATAAGTTTGGAGTACATATCACTTcctatatttgttctatttcaTAAATTTACTACAAAATCAAAGTTAGCTACATTTGTTGGTGTTCAAATCATCCATGCTAGATATATACTGATAAACTGCATGTCTGTCAAGAATTGATCCatgtacaataaaaaaaatcaataattaaATTAGTAGGGCAGAAACCCTTAGGAAAGCTTGATGTTTGTAACATAAAAAGTGAAACATACAACAACATGTGAATGCcaaagcaaacataaacaaagtgCATGGTCGAAGACAAACCAAAGACATATGCTGAAGAGTCCCCTGAGATATGAAAGGTGTAACTGGAAAAGGCAGTTTTCGGCCATTCCATTATTAGGAAATCTGGGCAAGATTTTTGGgaaatctgttgttgttttttattcgGAGAGGGCAGTGTCCAGCTCCCTACCTCACCCTCAGGAAATACTTTACACAGTTGAGTACTCATCCTACCATTCAACAGCTGAACTGATTCTAATTGAACCTGTGCATGTTGAGGTTTGGATATCAGTTATCTACTTCCTTTATATGTGACAGAAATTGTAACACGTTTAAACTGAAATGTATGATGATTTTTAGCAtgattttgataattttgtcCACAGTGTCTAAGAAAATCTATTACATCCCTACCTTGGCTTTTGTTGCTGCTCAGCAAGAGGTCTGCATGCATAGGCAAAGCCTCGATAGAATCCAAGCTACAACACCAAATTGAATAAAAAATTGCTTTGCAGGCTTATACAGATGATCAAATTCAACCTCTAGATGCTAGAAGTGAGCCTACCTTTAATCACCACTTCACTAGTTTATAGTTGACAACTgccttaattctttttttaattctcccTGAACTCAAGAATGATACAtgcttttaattttacaattacAAGACAATAGGCTGTTTAAAAAAGTCGGTTTGCACTAATGTTATGCTGTATTTTTCAGCCACTACTTTGAATAACTTACTTCAGATCCAATTTCACCTCCTTTAACACAACCTAGACGGTATCCAGCTTCTAAACCTCGCGTTCTTCCAACTATCTTTCCCTCTGCAAAACCTTCATCTTGGCACCtgtaagcacaaaaaaataaattaaataaaggaCATAAGATGTGGTAAATAGACATTAGACGTGATTATGAAAACATTGTGGGTGCAACTTCTAAACCCATGCTTTTCATAAAACCTacagtttaaaagtttataaCCCCACACTTTGAATTGTGGCTTAGCTAGGCAATAGGTAGATAACAAAAAGTACCTGTTCTCGTTTAAAAACACTGCCTCCAGAAAGTCGCTACCATCAACATCCATGCCGTGATTTTCACAACAAATTTACGGACCACTCTTGGCGCTTCTTGACGAttatgcgcatgcgcggagACACTGACTGCTGCAATATCATTGGATAacgctttgttgttgttttctagGGATAACTCTACTTCATCGCTAGAGTTATGGTTTCACGTGCGTCGGAAGATGAGTCAagtcaaacaaaataatataaagcttCTTAATGTTCACAGTGGATTAAACTCTCCAGGTTTAACTGCTGACACTGCGGTGTCCAAAGGAGATTACCAGTATTGGCACTACGGTTGTGATAATTTTGACGACAGAGTATGGCTTACGACTTAACTAGTAAAAATAGTATTTCTATTAGTAACAGACTGTACAAGTCACctgtggtttgtgtttgtgaaattGCTCACTTACATCAGAGTACCCGGttgtgacaataaataaatattttaaatatgtacaGTCAGTGAATGAATTTATTACTATATTAACAGGAAAATAATATTCCATGGACACCGTCACTAACAGTAGTAAACAGGGATATTTGTCACAAAAGTGGAATGAAGTTAGTGTGTCAGATcaagggctagatgtaaaaaagcaCAACTTTTGCTCATTCTGTTGCCTTCTGACACTTGAATTTATCAAAACGTACGGACAGATTGTATTAAACTATGCAACTTTCAAGAAGAGTTCAAACATGCAATCACAAGAACTGAGTAATATTTCTTCATCCTTTAAATGGCTATAGTTTTCATTATATAAATCAAATATTAAGATGGAATATGAATGAAAGTCAAGAACTGGACTTGTGATCTGACAAGGCTTCTTTGATATGTACCATGTGCAATTGactaaaattctaaaaataatttactgttttatgCATATAGTTTGAGTGCTATTACcatgtgtaaaaaaattacagaaaatttcCTTCTTTAGAGATCCTCTATCAGTCATGTTTACACAACTGTGTTTATTGCTTCAGGGTTGGGGATGCGGATACAGAACATTACAGACAATGTGCAGTTGGATTAAATATCAGCTTGAAGCCACAAATCAGGATTTGTGTAGCACTTCATATCCTGAGGATGATAGCACTCCTCTGCATCTTCATAATGAAGATGCTTACGGCATTTGTGTCATTGCTAGTGTTGAGGACTCAGTCAGCAGTTCTATAACCAGACATGAGAATACTTTATCAGATATTGGAGTTAGCGATAAAATTACCCAGAATATAAGCCTTGGTGTTGGCAAGGCAAGCATTAATGAAGTGCCAAGCATTCCAAATGCCCAAGAAGCCCTCGTCACAATAGGAGACAAGCCATCAGAATTTTATGGCTCACATCAATGGATTGGCAGCTACGAAGTTTGTCTTTGCATTGACTACTTTTTCAAAGTgagtattttcttattttagttAAGGATTTGTGTATGCTGGTTCATTGAAAATCCTGctactgaaaaaaacaaaacaaaagaaaaaaatcttttctgacATCTATTTTTACAGCATTTCTCATCCTTGGAATACACAAGGTCAGAATATTTCAAGTACAAAACTTTTACCTGTTTATTGAATATAGTAACTCTTTAAACAGATTTGAGTCAacatcaaactttaaaaaatgagaggggatgtatatgtgtgtgtgtgcttgcatgtttaTTTAAGTTAGACTGTTATGAAGGGTTGCAATGTCATTGAAAAGACTAATacgaaaaaaaattgttgaaaaaagaTGTGATCAACTGGTCTCTTATTCTTTTATCAGGTTCCTTGCAGAATTCTTCACGTGTCTAAAGGTTCAGAACTCAAACAGCATCTATCAGCTTTGAAAAATCACTTCAAGAACCTAGGCAGCCCTGTTATGATGGGtcagttttgtttaaattgttgccataacaaaacaattttctttggaCTGCAGTAAAGTAGCACATTGGGAAATAACTGTTTTTGACCAAGTAtgcaattattttataaatggttAGCtcaaaaatttatataaaagctccctttttatttttatcatgttatttttcttaaattctttttcttttgatgctttGAGACTTGTTATTTACATGACATTAAATGTCGACCTATTGGTGAAACAGGTGGTGACACAGATAATGCCTCAAAAGGCATTCTGGGAGTTTGTACAAGACCCGCTGCACTTTTAGTGCTTGTGAGTTATTTTCAGCTTCAGTCTGTGCATACACATGTGAGGGAAGAGGGATCATGTTTCAGGAAATTAGTGCAGATAGTTGACCTGATGCATAGAAGTATGCTTCTTCTGTCATAGTTTACACTTTTGACAAATATTGCATGCAGTTTATAAGAACGTAGTTGACAGAGCTTGCATCATTCTGTGGGATAAACACTTGCATCATTCTGCTACATTCTGCATTAAACCTATAGAAAAATAACCCTGCTACTGGTCAACTGCTGTTTGCAGGATCCTCACTACTATGGCCCTGTCTCTGACGTTGCCACATTGCAGGCTGCAGGTTTCATTAGATGGACTCCTATTGAGGATTTTCACGAgaattctttttataatttctgcATTCCACAACTGGCTGCTGCAgaggaaaaacaacaaattatttagtTATCTATCTTCAAGGGTTACTCTAGAACGAATAAAATATTATGATGTGCACATGGCAGATGTGGTTAAATGTCCTTGTTAAAAAgataatatgtgtgtgcatttgtatgtAATCATATGTCCATGCCAAGACAGCAATGGCTGTCATCTCACAGAAAGCACTGCTGTATTCAACCAATAGACTGAACATTGCATAGATCTGTACAGCTTCTAGCTGAAGAGGGTTACGTCCTTCAAAATAACCAGACTAAACCTACATACCTACCACTCCAACGGGAAGAGGTTGAAAAAACAATGTGCAGTAAGACAGGAGGAAAATCACCTGGTGTTGATGTCCCAGCTGGCTGGCATAGAACAACCAAAGCCCGCTTTGCTCTGTACCAAAGAGTCTGAGAATGCAAAGAAGGGCCCAAAGAATGGACATAGTCAATAGTCATACCTTCCAAAGatggaaacagcaaacaaaattgCCAGAACTACATTAGAACAAGCTTAATCAGCCACCTATGCTGAAAATAATACACAATTTCATCAGCATCACTAATGAGGAACTGCTTGCaaaagaacaggctggctttaGAGCAGGCAGGAGAACAGTCAAGTAAATCTGTAACTACCACATCCAGATAGggaagcatcttcagcatcatcaAGACCCCTATAACAACTTCATTAATGCTTTTGGTAGAGTCTTGCATGAGGGACTCAAAATTCAATGTTGAAGAGGGTCTTGTCCACATCATCAGAGTGCTGTACGAGCCAAGCAATGGAGGCTTTTTTTTCACACAGCAGTAGGCTTTCGTTGCTTCTactgttcaacattttcttcGAGAAAATTATGCATTTAACCCTCCACGATCATCACACTTCCTTTTCAATGGGTGGAATGTCATTTTGCAACCTATGCTTTGCAGAAGACATTGATCTGATAGCAGGCACAAACAGAACTTCAACAtcgtaccaacagactgaccaAGTGTCGGAAGGCATATTGAATGAAGACCAGCACTGACTAGAATAAAGTCAAGGTCTTTTGAGAACAGCATGAACTCCTTATGACTTAAAGATGACTTAAAGATGGCAGTTCCACAACATATATCTGCATCAGACAGGGTCTGCTGCAGCCAGAATATCAGATTTACGAtgaagtacaatctgtacaactCCCTATCACCAATCTGCTATCTCCCTATCTGCTTGCCGCCACAGAGAGTAAAATCTTATTGTTCAAGACCAAGTATCTGAGGAGACTGCTCCAGATCAGGTGCAGGGAACACAAAACCAATGAAGCATCATTACCACACTGGtaagacaccaggaacctctgtAACAGTTTGGCATTGTCAACCactctggtttggccatgtgatcTGGCACAATACTTGGTCAACGACTTCAAGGTATCTTGCAGGGTGGTCAACACTGCAGTAGCCAGAGAAATAACAGGCTTGTGAATGCGAATGGACTGGTCATTCAGTGTAGAACCTGCTCACTGTCGCCCAGGACTGGTgagtggcaggccttgtcaTCTGCTGAAAACCTAACAACCAGTTCCAGTTAAGGGACAAATGATGATCATGATATGCAATTTTAATGTGTGAATGCTTTTTAATATCAAGATGCCAGTTGCTTCattaagaaaaaatgaaaaatctaAAATGTAAGCAAATGATCAACAGGAAGaactttctcttatttttgcCACATTTATTGGTTATTTTGCAGAGAAATTAACATCCCCATTCTATAATATGTAATTGAAAATGTACATGATAAAATATCATTAGTGcaatactttatttaaaaaagcttaTTTACAATAAGGAACAAAAGTAATACTTTTGGCAAAAAGGCACATTACTTTCTATCACTATACAGCTGATGGGAAATACTCACCAGTTCTTGCATTCCTCCAATATTCTTTCAATATACCATACAACAAAACTGAGTTTGTATACCATATTAGAATATTACAAACATGAGAGAAAAAGTTTGACAGCTGATAAGACAATTTgcaaacacagacataaacaattCAGTGGATCCACCTTGGCATTGAACACGTGGCCAGCAAGTCATGTAGTGCCGCTAACAGCATAAATGATCATAAACATTTATCATAGTCAGCGGTGGAGAAGACACATTTGTTTAAAGCCTCCATGCAAAACACAATGATCTGCAGATTCTCTAAACTGACACATTTCTACCTTATGTCGACTAAAACAGACACAACTCATGAGTTTAAGCAGTTAGCAATTACCTTGCCATGTCCATTTTCTACTATTTATCATTCATTTTCAATGCTGCAGCAGTAAGactctcaacaacaacaacaaaagtaggAAATGTTCTACAATATTGTACATCAGCATTACCTATGTAGAAGGGCTAACTGAAACAAGGTTGCCACTGCTTGACTGcactgaagaaacaaaaaaatgtccagTCATCAACCAATCTTGACAAAAATTACCTTTCTGGAACTTGAAGAGTTAGGAGAAGGTATAGAGGTGCACAGAACCAGTATGTTTCTGTGCTTTTAAGTTGGCAGCAGTCATGAATCATGGGAGATACTTTGAGGATGTCAACAGCAGTACACTAATCACCCCTGAAGAAACTGATTGATAAGactattttgtgttttcaaaTGTCTTTGTTGCCACTCAGTGTTGGTCACAGAATGATGATGGCTGAAGACgaccaaaaacaaacagttgtctccatctcttccttcatcttcttcctctcactctttcttgcctctcttttcttcttgcaGAAGATTCTTTTTCTAAATTCTGTGATAAACACTCCTGACAATCTGTTATGGTCAAAATCACTTGCAGCTTGTAAGACttgcaagaacaaaaatatcattACCAAAAATTCCATAGAAAACTTAACCAACACATCATATAGcaataatgttttcttaaacatttgTCACTTGTAAAACTGGAATgataattatatacacacaatataaGCCTCACCCTAATGGTGAATGCTCCCTGTTCACAACTGCACAACTcacttttaaaacagaaattggACGGATAACAGAAATTAGCGCAACAGGTAAAATTCTGATTAAGCACGTTTAAGTAATCATGAAATTGTTTAAGTAACTTTTTAGTAGACTGTCCAGGTAATCTGCTTGACTGCCGAGGATTCTGCCCTCATCAACTCTTCAAGTGCATTTCTGGCATGTTCTGGAGggtgaaaaattaaaaatcaagcaagaaattttatttcatgcttattcacatgcatatacatacataaacaccCTCAACCTCTTCCATCCCATCCCCAATATCCCCTCTCTAAATGATAACCCTTGGTGTGCTCACTCAGGCATAAGCACATTTGCTGATGTCATTCTTCTGACACtgacttctttctgtcttcaccTTACTGTGTGCATTATTCACACATTATGGAAGTTTAATTTATGTTGCAAGCACTGTTTACacactgtcattttaatttgtttaccaCCACCTTTTCATGTTTCCCAACATCCAACAACCATTTTCTCCTATTAGCATTGTTACAGGCAACTGTAACTCCCTTATCTATTATCTCATTttagatttgttttgtttgtttacaatccATGCGCTTCCCTGCCCTGCCCTTGCAGCACACTAGttatgtttaattattttggtgatcagtttattttatttgtgttcatgTGAATACCTGTGTGTAGGCTCACAGATAATCATATGGGGTTTATTTATAGACAGGAAAGGTTGATAGGTATACAGATAATACATATATGCTTTATTTATAGGCA
The sequence above is a segment of the Pomacea canaliculata isolate SZHN2017 linkage group LG6, ASM307304v1, whole genome shotgun sequence genome. Coding sequences within it:
- the LOC112567183 gene encoding oral cancer-overexpressed protein 1 homolog, translating into MDVDGSDFLEAVFLNENRCQDEGFAEGKIVGRTRGLEAGYRLGCVKGGEIGSELGFYRGFAYACRPLAEQQQKPRVHKTVESLLHLIEQFLLLDPNTPTIQEQLDNIRAKFKQMTSLLGIQAHFVQPDAIAGTSF
- the LOC112567180 gene encoding inactive Ufm1-specific protease 1-like isoform X2; its protein translation is MCSWIKYQLEATNQDLCSTSYPEDDSTPLHLHNEDAYGICVIASVEDSVSSSITRHENTLSDIGVSDKITQNISLGVGKASINEVPSIPNAQEALVTIGDKPSEFYGSHQWIGSYEVCLCIDYFFKVPCRILHVSKGSELKQHLSALKNHFKNLGSPVMMGGDTDNASKGILGVCTRPAALLVLDPHYYGPVSDVATLQAAGFIRWTPIEDFHENSFYNFCIPQLAAAEEKQQII
- the LOC112567180 gene encoding ufm1-specific protease 1-like isoform X1 translates to MSQVKQNNIKLLNVHSGLNSPGLTADTAVSKGDYQYWHYGCDNFDDRGWGCGYRTLQTMCSWIKYQLEATNQDLCSTSYPEDDSTPLHLHNEDAYGICVIASVEDSVSSSITRHENTLSDIGVSDKITQNISLGVGKASINEVPSIPNAQEALVTIGDKPSEFYGSHQWIGSYEVCLCIDYFFKVPCRILHVSKGSELKQHLSALKNHFKNLGSPVMMGGDTDNASKGILGVCTRPAALLVLDPHYYGPVSDVATLQAAGFIRWTPIEDFHENSFYNFCIPQLAAAEEKQQII